In the Bradyrhizobium guangzhouense genome, one interval contains:
- a CDS encoding HlyD family secretion protein, translated as MSQQEQASSTTPPVASKPTQRPATSLWSRLAIPLFAVIVALAFVALATLRFDEWVGNEVVQTTNDAYVRADLTRLSSRVSGEVLTVAVDDFQRVKSGDLLIQIDPADYEAQVAQSEAAVAAAQAVLDNLANQIELQYATIAQAEAARLSAEALEVEAKQEQERQQSLSQTESGTRQRLEQAVAGLAKAQADVRASRAVIAAQQHQLEVLQGTKKQRAADLDATKATLASARLKLGYTKITAPFDGVVGERQVQPGDYVNIGTNLINVVPLPKVYVIANYKETQLTHVQPGQPVEITVDSFPREKLRGKVERIAPATGAQVALLPPDNATGNFTKVVQRIPVRIQFDDNQPLLTRLVPGMSVVTRIDTKDANGGK; from the coding sequence GTGAGTCAACAAGAGCAAGCTTCGTCGACGACACCACCTGTCGCATCCAAGCCAACGCAGCGGCCCGCGACTTCGCTCTGGAGCCGCCTCGCAATCCCGCTGTTTGCCGTGATCGTCGCGCTCGCCTTCGTGGCGCTGGCGACGCTGCGCTTTGACGAATGGGTCGGCAATGAGGTGGTTCAGACGACCAATGACGCCTATGTGCGCGCCGACTTGACCCGGCTCTCCAGCCGCGTCTCCGGCGAGGTGCTGACCGTCGCCGTCGACGATTTCCAGCGCGTCAAATCAGGCGATCTCCTGATCCAGATCGATCCCGCCGATTACGAGGCGCAAGTCGCGCAGTCCGAGGCGGCCGTGGCGGCCGCGCAAGCGGTGCTCGACAATCTCGCCAACCAGATCGAGCTGCAATATGCCACCATCGCGCAGGCCGAGGCTGCGCGCCTGTCGGCGGAAGCCCTCGAGGTCGAGGCCAAGCAGGAGCAGGAGCGCCAGCAATCGCTGTCGCAGACCGAGTCAGGCACGCGGCAGCGGCTCGAGCAGGCGGTCGCGGGTCTTGCCAAGGCGCAGGCCGATGTGCGCGCCAGCCGCGCCGTGATCGCGGCGCAGCAGCACCAGCTCGAGGTCCTGCAGGGCACCAAGAAGCAGCGCGCAGCCGATCTCGATGCCACCAAGGCGACGCTGGCAAGCGCCAGGCTCAAGCTCGGCTATACCAAGATCACGGCGCCGTTCGACGGCGTCGTCGGCGAGCGCCAGGTGCAGCCGGGCGACTACGTCAATATCGGCACCAACCTGATCAACGTGGTGCCGCTGCCGAAGGTCTATGTGATCGCGAACTACAAGGAAACCCAGCTCACGCATGTGCAGCCCGGGCAGCCGGTCGAGATCACCGTCGACAGTTTTCCGCGCGAGAAGCTGCGCGGCAAGGTCGAGCGCATCGCGCCCGCGACCGGTGCGCAGGTCGCGCTGCTGCCGCCTGACAACGCCACCGGCAATTTCACCAAGGTCGTGCAACGCATTCCCGTCCGCATTCAGTTCGACGACAATCAGCCGCTGCTGACGCGGCTCGTGCCGGGCATGTCGGTCGTCACCCGCATCGACACGAAGGACGCGAATGGCGGCAAGTGA
- the nth gene encoding endonuclease III yields MAKITRKPAPRKAAVPKKKAKAAKPAPPRKSAPAKTSLKATKPNSFKPWTAAEIREVFSRFRAANPEPRGELEHVNPFTLLVAVVLSAQATDAGVNKATRALFEVADTPQKMLDLGEERLRDYIKTIGLYRTKAKNVIALSAKLLSDFGGEVPRTRAEIESLPGAGRKTANVVLNMAFGEHTMAVDTHVFRVGNRTALAPGKTPLEVELGLEKVIPAEFMLHAHHWLILHGRYTCLARKPRCEVCLINDLCRWPEKTV; encoded by the coding sequence ATGGCGAAAATCACCCGCAAGCCGGCTCCGCGCAAAGCGGCGGTGCCGAAGAAAAAGGCAAAGGCAGCGAAGCCCGCGCCTCCCAGAAAATCGGCGCCGGCGAAGACATCGCTCAAGGCTACCAAGCCCAATTCCTTTAAGCCCTGGACAGCCGCGGAGATCCGCGAAGTCTTCAGCCGATTCCGCGCGGCCAATCCCGAGCCGCGCGGCGAGCTCGAGCACGTCAACCCGTTCACGCTGCTGGTCGCCGTGGTGCTGTCGGCGCAGGCGACGGACGCCGGCGTCAACAAGGCGACACGCGCGTTGTTCGAGGTCGCCGACACGCCGCAAAAGATGCTCGACCTCGGCGAAGAACGTTTGCGCGACTATATCAAGACCATTGGCCTCTACCGCACCAAGGCCAAGAACGTGATCGCGTTGTCGGCCAAGCTGCTCAGCGATTTCGGCGGCGAGGTGCCGCGCACGCGCGCCGAGATCGAATCGCTGCCGGGCGCGGGACGCAAGACGGCCAATGTCGTGCTCAACATGGCCTTTGGCGAGCACACCATGGCGGTCGATACGCATGTCTTCCGCGTCGGCAATCGCACCGCCCTTGCGCCCGGCAAGACGCCGCTCGAGGTCGAGCTCGGGCTCGAAAAGGTGATCCCGGCCGAGTTCATGCTGCATGCCCATCATTGGCTGATCCTGCACGGCCGCTATACCTGCCTCGCGCGCAAGCCGCGCTGCGAGGTATGCCTGATCAACGATCTCTGCCGGTGGCCGGAGAAGACGGTGTGA